From the Exiguobacterium marinum DSM 16307 genome, the window AGCTCACCGACTGCGCGGAGTTGTTCGAACTGATGCAACACCCAGATGTCTTTCCGTATGTCCGTCAAAAGACGGTCCACTTTGACGAGTTTTTATTTAGCACGAAGCAAATCATCGAGCTAGAAGAGCAAGGAAATATCATCTCACGTACCATCACGAACGAGTATGGTACCCCAATTGGGACAATCAGCTTGTACGACGTCGAATCCGGCTACGGGTTTCTTGGTACATGGCTTGGCAAGCCATATCATGGCAAAGGTTATAATCAAGTCGCGAAAGAGTCGTTCTTCTCGGAACTCTTCTTCGAACTTGACATGGAAAGTGTGTTTTTAAAAATCCGTAAATCGAATGAACGCTCGATTGCCGCAGCAGAAAAGCTTCCATACGCGTTTTGCGCGAATGAGATTCGTTCAGAACTGCTTGCAGAAATCAATCAGGGTGACGCCGAATACGTCCTTTATGAAGTATCCAAGTCGAGTTTCCAACTTTACTCGCATACCCTTCATGTCCCAGAATACGAAGTTCCTTACGAAACGCAACTCGAAGCCTGAGCCAATTCTGTCAAAGAATTGGCTTTTTTGTGGCTTTTTTGTGTGGATTTGATGGAGGTAACTTGTCGGAGCCGAATAAATCTGTTCTAATTCGAAGAGATAGGTATGATAGAACTATGGGGGATTCATCACAACTCCCGTTAACCGTTTTGTAAAGGAGAATGACATATGTCAGAATCAATGTTTCGTATCCTCGTAACTGATGACGAAGAACAAATGCGAGATTTACTTGTATCAAATTTAGAAAAAGAGGGGTATGAGACGGTCACCGCCTCAAACGGTCTTGAAGCTATTGAGCGCTTAAAAGAAGAGACATTCCATCTCGTCTTACTCGACGTCATGATGCCGGAACTCGATGGTTTGACGGCATGCATGCGCATCCGTGAGTTTTCGAACGTGCCCATCATTCTGTTAACGGCACGATCGGAAGAACTCGACCGGATTCACGGACTAAAAATTGGGGCGGACGACTATATCACGAAGCCGTTTAGTCCACGCGAATTACTCGCTCGTATTGAGGCAACTCTCCGTCGCACTCATAGTTTCTCTAAAGAACAAGAGGCAACGTTTGATATCGGGGTTCTCTCAATTGATATCGATGGCCGTGCCGTCAGTGTAAAAGGAAAAACCGTCAACCTGACACGTAAAGAGTTTGATTTGCTTTACCTGTTTATCACAAACGACGAGAAAGTATTTTCTCGTGAACAGCTACTCGATCAAATTTGGGGAACCGAATACCACGGGAACCTTCGTACAGTCGATACACACATTAAGACACTACGTCTGAAACTTGGTGAAGCGGGCGGTTACATTCAAACGGTATGGGGCATCGGATATAAATTCGAGGCAAACGAATGAAACGATACACGATTCGGAAGCGGATTTGGATTACCATCTGGACAGCCAGCCTCTTCTCAGCATTCGTGTTTCTAATTATGACGTTTTATTTGTACGATAAATTCTATATTCAAACGCAAGAAGAGCTGCTCATCAATCGTGGAGAGAAACTCGTCACCATCTACAAGGCCGACGGTTTTTCTGACGCGTTTGCAGACAGTATGACGTATACGAATGAGCTAACGGAAACGAAAGTGTTCCTCTCCTCGGTTCGAGAAGATACACTCGGTTCAGGAAAGACGTTTTTAAGGCAACAAGATCTCGAGCGGCTACAAGACGGGTATGCAATTTCCGTGACTCGGAAACACCCGACCGAGGACGTTGACATTTTGATGACTGCATTCCCCCTCGTACGAGACGGTGAACTCGATAATGCGTTAATCCTTTACATGGAGCTCAGTAAAATCAGCGAACCGTTTCAACCGATTCGGCTCATGATCACGTTTTTGCTCGTCCTCATGATTGTGAACTTGCTTATTTTTGGTAAACAGATCATCGACACCATCATTCAGCCGCTCATCCAAATGAAACGTGCCTCTCAAGTATATGCGCAGGGCGATTTCTCACACCGCATCCCGATTGTCTATG encodes:
- a CDS encoding GNAT family N-acetyltransferase, translated to MLKFRELTDCAELFELMQHPDVFPYVRQKTVHFDEFLFSTKQIIELEEQGNIISRTITNEYGTPIGTISLYDVESGYGFLGTWLGKPYHGKGYNQVAKESFFSELFFELDMESVFLKIRKSNERSIAAAEKLPYAFCANEIRSELLAEINQGDAEYVLYEVSKSSFQLYSHTLHVPEYEVPYETQLEA
- a CDS encoding response regulator transcription factor: MSESMFRILVTDDEEQMRDLLVSNLEKEGYETVTASNGLEAIERLKEETFHLVLLDVMMPELDGLTACMRIREFSNVPIILLTARSEELDRIHGLKIGADDYITKPFSPRELLARIEATLRRTHSFSKEQEATFDIGVLSIDIDGRAVSVKGKTVNLTRKEFDLLYLFITNDEKVFSREQLLDQIWGTEYHGNLRTVDTHIKTLRLKLGEAGGYIQTVWGIGYKFEANE